The Branchiostoma floridae strain S238N-H82 chromosome 3, Bfl_VNyyK, whole genome shotgun sequence genomic sequence NNNNNNNNNNNNNNNNNNNNNNNNNNNNNNNNNNNNNNNNNNNNNNNNNNNNNNNNNNNNNNNNNNNNNNNNNNNNNNNNNNNNNNNNNNNNNNNNNNNNNNNNNNNNNNNNNNNNNNNNNNNNNNNNNNNNNNNNNNNNNNNNNNNNNNNNNNNNNNNNNNNNNNNNNNNNNNNNNNNNNNNNNNNNNNNNNNNNNNNNNNNNNNNNNNNNNNNNNNNNNNNNNNNNNNNNNNNNNNNNNNNNNNNNNNNNNNNNNNNNNNNNNNNNNNNNNNNNNNNNNNNNNNNNNNNNNNNNNNNNNNNNNNNNNNNNNNNNNNNNNNNNNNNNNNNNNNNNNNNNNNNNNNNNNNNNNNNNNNNNNNNNNNNNNNNNNNNNNNNNNNNNNNNNNNNNNNNNNNNNNNNNNNNNNNNNNNNNNNNNNNNNNNNNNNNNNNNNNNNNNNNNNNNNNNNNNNNNNNNNNNNNNNNNNNNNNNNNNNNNNNNNNNNNNNNNNNNNNNNNNNNNNNNNNNNNNNNNNNNNNNNNNNNNNNNNNNNNNNNNNNNNNNNNNNNNNNNNNNNNNNNNNNNNNNNNNNNNNNNNNNNNNNNNNNNNNNNNNNNNNNNNNNNNNNNNNNNNNNNNNNNNNNNNNNNNNNNNNNNNNNNNNNNNNNNNNNNNNNNNNNNNNNNNNNNNNNNNNNNNNNNNNNNNNNNNNNNNNNNNNNNNNNNNNNNNNNNNNNNNNNNNNNNNNNNNNNNNNNNNNNNNNNNNNNNNNNNNNNNNNNNNNNNNNNNNNNNNNNNNNNNNNNNNNNNNNNNNNNNNNNNNNNNNNNNNNNNNNNNNNNNNNNNNNNNNNNNNNNNNNNNNNNNNNNNNNNNNNNNNNNNNNNNNNNNNNNNNNNNNNNNNNNNNNNNNNNNNNNNNNNNNNNNNNNNNNNNNNNNNNNNNNNNNNNNNNNNNNNNNNNNNNNNNNNNNNNNNNNNNNNNNNNNNNNNNNNNNNNNNNNNNNNNNNNNNNNNNNNNNNNNNNNNNNNNNNNNNNNNNNNNNNNNNNNNNNNNNNNNNNNNNNNNNNNNNNNNNNNNNNNNNNNNNNNNNNNNNNNNNNNNNNNNNNNNNNNNNNNNNNNNNNNNNNNNNNNNNNNNNNNNNNNNNNNNNNNNNNNNNNNNNNNNNNNNNNNNNNNNNNNNNNNNNNNNNNNNNNNNNNNNNNNNNNNNNNNNNNNNNNNNNNNNNNNNNNNNNNNNNNNNNNNNNNNNNNNNNNNNNNNNNNNNNNNNNNNNNNNNNNNNNNNNNNNNNNNNNNNNNNNNNNNNNNNNNNNNNNNNNNNNNNNNNNNNNNNNNNNNNNNNNNNNNNNNNNNNNNNNNNNNNNNNNNNNNNNNNNNNNNNNNNNNNNNNNNNNNNNNNNNNNNNNNNNNNNNNNNNNNNNNNNNNNNNNNNNNNNNNNNNNNNNNNNNNNNNNNNNNNNNNNNNNNNNNNNNNNNNNNNNNNNNNNNNNNNNNNNNNNNNNNNNNNNNNNNNNNNNNNNNNNNNNNNNNNNNNNNNNNNNNNNNNNNNNNNNNNNNNNNNNNNNNNNNNNNNNNNNNNNNNNNNNNNNNNNNNNNNNNNNNNNNNNNNNNNNNNNNNNNNNNNNNNNNNNNNNNNNNNNNNNNNNNNNNNNNNNNNNNNNNNNNNNNNNNNNNNNNNNNNNNNNNNNNNNNNNNNNNNNNNNNNNNNNNNNNNNNNNNNNNNNNNNNNNNNNNNNNNNNNNNNNNNNNNNNNNNNNNNNNNNNNNNNNNNNNNNNNNNNNNNNNNNNNNNNNNNNNNNNNNNNNNNNNNNNNNNNNNNNNNNNNNNNNNNNNNNNNNNNNNNNNNNNNNNNNNNNNNNNNNNNNNNNNNNNNNNNNNNNNNNNNNNNNNNNNNNNNNNNNNNNNNNNNNNNNNNNNNNNNNNNNNNNNNNNNNNNNNNNNNNNNNNNNNNNNNNNNNNNNNNNNNNNNNNNNNNNNNNNNNNNNNNNNNNNNNNNNNNNNNNNNNNNNNNNNNNNNNNNNNNNNNNNNNNNNNNNNNNNNNNNNNNNNNNNNNNNNNNNNNNNNNNNNNNNNNNNNNNNNNNNNNNNNNNNNNNNNNNNNNNNNNNNNNNNNNNNNNNNNNNNNNNNNNNNNNNNNNNNNNNNNNNNNNNNNNNNNNNNNNNNNNNNNNNNNNNNNNNNNNNNNNNNNNNNNNNNNNNNNNNNNNNNNNNNNNNNNNNNNNNNNNNNNNNNNNNNNNNNNNNNNNNNNNNNNNNNNNNNNNNNNNNNNNNNNNNNNNNNNNNNNNNNNNNNNNNNNNNNNNNNNNNNNNNNNNNNNNNNNNNNNNNNNNNNNNNNNNNNNNNNNNNNNNNNNNNNNNNNNNNNNNNNNNNNNNNNNNNNNNNNNNNNNNNNNNNNNNNNNNNNNNNNNNNNNNNNNNNNNNNNNNNNNNNNNNNNNNNNNNNNNNNNNNNNNNNNNNNNNNNNNNNNNNNNNNNNNNNNNNNNNNNNNNNNNNNNNNNNNNNNNNNNNNNNNNNNNNNNNNNNNNNNNNNNNNNNNNNNNNNNNNNNNNNNNNNNNNNNNNNNNNNNNNNNNNNNNNNNNNNNNNNNNNNNNNNNNNNNNNNNNNNNNNNNNNNNNNNNNNNNNNNNNNNNNNNNNNNNNNNNNNNNNNNNNNNNNNNNNNNNNNNNNNNNNNNNNNNNNNNNNNNNNNNNNNNNNNNNNNNNNNNNNNNNNNNNNNNNNNNNNNNNNNNNNNNNNNNNNNNNNNNNNNNNNNNNNNNNNNNNNNNNNNNNNNNNNNNNNNNNNNNNNNNNNNNNNNNNNNNNNNNNNNNNNNNNNNNNNNNNNNNNNNNNNNNNNNNNNNNNNNNNNNNNNNNNNNNNNNNNNNNNNNNNNNNNNNNNNNNNNNNNNNNNNNNNNNNNNNNNNNNNNNNNNNNNNNNNNNNNNNNNNNNNNNNNNNNNNNNNNNNNNNNNNNNNNNNNNNNNNNNNNNNNNNNNNNNNNNNNNNNNNNNNNNNNNNNNNNNNNNNNNNNNNNNNNNNNNNNNNNNNNNNNNNNNNNNNNNNNNNNNNNNNNNNNNNNNNNNNNNNNNNNNNNNNNNNNNNNNNNNNNNNNNNNNNNNNNNNNNNNNNNNNNNNNNNNNNNNNNNNNNNNNNNNNNNNNNNNNNNNNNNNNNNNNNNNNNNNNNNNNNNNNNNNNNNNNNNNNNNNNNNNNNNNNNNNNNNNNNNNNNNNNNNNNNNNNNNNNNNNNNNNNNNNNNNNNNNNNNNNNNNNNNNNNNNNNNNNNNNNNNNNNNNNNNNNNNNNNNNNNNNNNNNNNNNNNNNNNNNNNNNNNNNNNNNNNNNNNNNNNNNNNNNNNNNNNNNNNNNNNNNNNNNNNNNNNNNNNNNNNNNNNNNNNNNNNNNNNNNNNNNNNNNNNNNNNNNNNNNNNNNNNNNNNNNNNNNNNNNNNNNNNNNNNNNNNNNNNNNNNNNNNNNNNNNNNNNNNNNNNNNNNNNNNNNNNNNNNNNNNNNNNNNNNNNNNNNNNNNNNNNNNNNNNNNNNNNNNNNNNNNNNNNNNNNNNNNNNNNNNNNNNNNNNNNNNNNNNNNNNNNNNNNNNNNNNNNNNNNNNNNNNNNNNNNNNNNNNNNNNNNNNNNNNNNNNNNNNNNNNNNNNNNNNNNNNNNNNNNNNNNNNNNNNNNNNNNNNNNNNNNNNNNNNNNNNNNNNNNNNNNNNNNNNNNNNNNNNNNNNNNNNNNNNNNNNNNNNNNNNNNNNNNNNNNNNNNNNNNNNNNNNNNNNNNNNNNNNNNNNNNNNNNNNNNNNNNNNNNNNNNNNNNNNNNNNNNNNNNNNNNNNNNNNNNNNNNNNNNNNNNNNNNNNNNNNNNNNNNNNNNNNNNNNNNNNNNNNNNNNNNNNNNNNNNNNNNNNNNNNNNNNNNNNNNNNNNNNNNNNNNNNNNNNNNNNNNNNNNNNNNNNNNNNNNNNNNNNNNNNNNNNNNNNNNNNNNNNNNNNNNNNNNNNNNNNNNNNNNNNNNNNNNNNNNNNNNNNNNNNNNNNNNNNNNNNNNNNNNNNNNNNNNNNNNNNNNNNNNNNNNNNNNNNNNNNNNNNNNNNNNNNNNNNNNNNNNNNNNNNNNNNNNNNNNNNNNNNNNNNNNNNNNNNNNNNNNNNNNNNNNNNNNNNNNNNNNNNNNNNNNNNNNNNNNNNNNNNNNNNNNNNNNNNNNNNNNNNNNNNNNNNNNNNNNNNNNNNNNNNNNNNNNNNNNNNNNNNNNNNNNNNNNNNNNNNNNNNNNNNNNNNNNNNNNNNNNNNNNNNNNNNNNNNNNNNNNNNNNNNNNNNNNNNNNNNNNNNNNNNNNNNNNNNNNNNNNNNNNNNNNNNNNNNNNNNNNNNNNNNNNNNNNNNNNNNNNNNNNNNNNNNNNNNNNNNNNNNNNNNNNNNNNNNNNNNNNNNNNNNNNNNNNNNNNNNNNNNNNNNNNNNNNNNNNNNNNNNNNNNNNNNNNNNNNNNNNNNNNNNNNNNNNNNNNNNNNNNNNNNNNNNNNNNNNNNNNNNNNNNNNNNNNNNNNNNNNNNNNNNNNNNNNNNNNNNNNNNNNNNNNNNNNNNNNNNNNNNNNNNNNNNNNNNNNNNNNNNNNNNNNNNNNNNNNNNNNNNNNNNNNNNNNNNNNNNNNNNNNNNNNNNNNNNNNNNNNNNNNNNNNNNNNNNNNNNNNNNNNNNNNNNNNNNNNNNNNNNNNNNNNNNNNNNNNNNNNNNNNNNNNNNNNNNNNNNNNNNNNNNNNNNNNNNNNNNNNNNNNNNNNNNNNNNNNNNNNNNNNNNNNNNNNNNNNNNNNNNNNNNNNNNNNNNNNNNNNNNNNNNNNNNNNNNNNNNNNNNNNNNNNNNNNNNNNNNNNNNNNNNNNNNNNNNNNNNNNNNNNNNNNNNNNNNNNNNNNNNNNNNNNNNNNNNNNNNNNNNNNNNNNNNNNNNNNNNNNNNNNNNNNNNNNNNNNNNNNNNNNNNNNNNNNNNNNNNNNNNNNNNNNNNNNNNNNNNNNNNNNNNNNNNNNNNNNNNNNNNNNNNNNNNNNNNNNNNNNNNNNNNNNNNNNNNNNNNNNNNNNNNNNNNNNNNNNNNNNNNNNNNNNNNNNNNNNNNNNNNNNNNNNNNNNNNNNNNNNNNNNNNNNNNNNNNNNNNNNNNNNNNNNNNNNNNNNNNNNNNNNNNNNNNNNNNNNNNNNNNNNNNNNNNNNNNNNNNNNNNNNNNNNNNNNNNNNNNNNNNNNNNNNNNNNNNNNNNNNNNNNNNNNNNNNNNNNNNNNNNNNNNNNNNNNNNNNNNNNNNNNNNNNNNNNNNNNNNNNNNNNNNNNNNNNNNNNNNNNNNNNNNNNNNNNNNNNNNNNNNNNNNNNNNNNNNNNNNNNNNNNNNNNNNNNNNNNNNNNNNNNNNNNNNNNNNNNNNNNNNNNNNNNNNNNNNNNNNNNNNNNNNNNNNNNNNNNNNNNNNNGACTATATACTATTGCAAATATCTAACAACTTATCTTATCTactctaatctaatctaatgtaacagtataaacaatctagttaatatcataaaagctaatacttcagatcattatgtcaatatagcattgtctcgtttttgcaaggagttgtaaatgaatttgcctacgtaggcagatatatgaacaggaaaTGATAATAACATATTGAAAAGTTGAATATTGAAGGacgcagtagtagtagtagtagtagtagtagtagtagtagtagtagtagtagtagtagtagcagtaatagtatcagtagtagtagttgtactagtagtagtagtagtagtagtagtaatagtagtaacTACCCACATGCCAACATTTAGAAGAAATTCATCCAAAAGATCTTGAGATATAGCTTccgaaacacacagacaaaaacacagtACCCCGCTCGGGGTTACTGACCTACTTTACGGAGTACTTAGCCCTACTCCTGTCTGAGGTCACTGACCTCTTGAGTTTACAAAGGGGCAAGGACGTTGCGGTAAGGGTAACTTGAAGTGAGTTTTTGTAAAGGCGCGGTCACATAATTGGTGCGATCGTCctacgatcgctaacttggGGCATTTTTAGGACAGTGCATGTGTCCTCCAATGTTCAGCTGTGCTGCTGCACGAAACTCTCTCTTGGTAGTTGGATCCATGTGGGTGGTTGGCTCTGTTGCTGCTTGCTTAAAAATCCTATTAAAAATCCTATTATCAAAATCGAATGATCGAACGACCTACATGTGACCACGCCTTAAGGGTATCGAAAACAGTAAGAAAAGATGGATTACAGCATGATTCCCTTAGATTAAATGTTACGCAATTAAACTTATGAATGAATGTACATTAATTCTATAGGATACATTGAGAATACAATGGTGATATTTGTAGGATTCTCAGACGTACCAACTGGATGGTGGCGTGAGGCCCTCCTGTACGGGGTCGTCCAGGGAGAACCGCAACACCTCTTTGATAACGGACCGGTCCACGTCTGTCTCCTTGACGCGTCGGTTTGTCTCCGTGAACCGTCGGTCTACTGCCCTCGAGCGTTGGTCTACCGCCGTCGAGCGTCGGTCTACCGCCGTCGAGCGTCGGTCTACCGCCGTCGAGCGTCgttttgttgatgatgatgatgatgactggtttattcaaacacatataatatacatgacCCAGATAGCAGCCCTAAGGCTGAATTGATAggcacatttacatttacaattgcaGTAAAATACATATTGTCATCATTAAAACAGGCATTCTACCGACTAACACCATTAAGCAATCTAAAAACTATTCACACAGAGTCATCGTTTAGCAGGGAAACCATATAGTTAATCGGGCTTCTCTTGAAACGAGTAGTGTTCGCTTTCAGAGTCTGGAGCCTGTTACTAGACCGAGTCTCTCTACCTGAGATCTCCCCACGGCATGGTGGGAGCCAGTTTCTGTAGATCGGGGATCTCCAGATGGAACTAGCATACGTTCTGCACAGTTCCTCTCGTCTCTGAGACAGTGGTGTGAGAGAGAGTTCAGTGAGTGCAGAGCTGTAGCAGGTGTAGTTCTGTCCAAGGATTATCTTACATGCTCTCTTCTGTACACTCTCTATTGACCTAGATTCAGCAACGGTCAAACCTGGATGCCATACTTGGCATACGTATTCTAAAACCGGGCGAACAAAACCAATGTAGACAAGAACAAGGTCACAGGTAGTCAGACAATACTTGGACAGTGTTCttaacatgtacagtcttcTGCTTCCCTTCCCTACAATCCCTTCAACATGTTTCGTCCACCTGAGGTTGCTTTGCAATGTAAGACCTAAAATACGTGCAAACTCGACGACCTCCAGCTGTGTAGGACCAACTGTGATCacaggtgggggtggggggtgcttCATGAAACAGAACACGAGGACTTTACATTTCGGCGGATTTAATGTCATGTGGTTGTCATCAGTCCAACGGGCTAAGCCGTCAATGTCATCTTGGATGGTTGGCGCACTGAGCACGTGTCGTGGCTCCAACAACGACAGGTCGTCGACATACTTGAAAGTGTCTGCTGTAGATTGATCGGCAGGAACCGCGTCATTCACAAGTACCAAGAAGATCAATGGCCCTAGCTTGGTACCTTGAGGTACTCCACATGTTAATGTCTGCCATTCGGAAACTTCACCTTGGTACTTGACGCGCTGGCGCCGTTCGGTGAGAAAACTGATGATCCATGGAACGACAGACGGGCGCACTCCGAGCTCGATCATTTTGTTGACGGCAGTTTGGTGATGGAGTCAAAGGCGCGTGTGAAATCCGTGAGCACTAGTGTTGACACATGGCTTCGTTTGTCGGCTGTTTCCAGCAGTATGTGTGTCAGGAGCGTAAGGTAGTGTGTGGTCGACCGGCCACGCAGGGATCCATACTGGCGCGGGTCTACACTAGGAAGTATGTCCTTGAGACACCAGTCTGTAACGATACCTTCGCACACCTTGGCAAACACTGATGTCAGTGAGATGGGTCTTAACTTAGACAGACTAGGCGGCATTTCCTTCGGGACCGGTATGACGTCCGCGTCTCTCCAAGCCTCAGGAACAACACCCTGACAGAGCGATGTGTTTATAATATCGCACAGCGGTTGGCTCAGCTCAAACGCGAACTCCCGGACAATTCTGGGGGAAATGTTGTCGCTGCCAGTAGCCTTACCGAGCTTTACCTGCTTAAGCCTGTGCCACATATCCCAGAAAGAGACAGTGGGTGGTGGGGCTGGGGCAGGCAGGTACGCTGGGAGATCCTGGAGCTGCAGAGGGGCGTGTTGTTGTGATGCCGCTGCCAGGTGCACGTTGATGGCGTTCGCTACAGACTTGGGCGATGAAGACGGGACGCCGGGCACTTCAACACAAAGTTGTCCCTTGCTGCTATTGGTTAGCTCTTTGATGgctttgtaccattttctgGGATCAGCCATTTTAAGGTGCTCAATCTTGTTCTTGTAGAAGGCTTTCTTCGAGGACTGAATGGTTTTACTGATCTTGTTACGAAGGTGTTTCCACTTAGGGCGATTCTCTTCTGCAAATGCCCTCTGTCGGTCTCTGATCAGAGTTTTAAGATGTGGAGTTATCCAGGGCTTATCTTGCTTGTGTATTCGTACAGTCCTGGTAGGGAAGAAACTGTCCACAGCACTAAGGAGAGTGGTGTAGAATGCTGAGTACTTCTCCTGTGTGTTATCTGCACAGTACACTTCTTCCCACGTATGCTGAGTGATCCAACATCCAAAAGCCCGCAAGTCTGACTCACGCAGGGGTCTCACCTGTTTCTTATGTGTCTCGTTACCGGTGAAAGGAGTTGGACTCCCCTCCCAGAAAACGCAGTTGTGGTCGCTGTCGCCAATCGGGGGACCTGTTGTTGGTTCTTGGTAGTAAGTGGCTAAGCAGTCAGACGCAAGTATCTGGTCGAGGATGGCATTGTCACGAGTCGGCACCTTCACGAGTTGTGTCAGTGAGTGCTGCGAACACAGGCCGCTAACATCCAGGCGGTTAAGGTCGCCGAGGACAACCACGCCGACGTCAGGGTATTGTCTGCGAATGTCATCAATCGACTTAGACAAGAAATCCAGTAATGCCTCTTCATGAGGTGAGTTGGGTGGATGGTAGACCGCACACAGAGCGATAGATGACACAGATCTCGGGAGCCAGTAGGGACGGATGTGCACCCAAACACACTCAAGTCGCCGCGAAGCTTAGGTCTACCGCCGTGGAGCGTCGGTCTACCGCCGTCGAGAATGGTCGAAAGACCCGGACCCATGGGGTGCGACGACACGCTAACATGTACAGTGATGGTCTCAGGGTCGCCATACTTCTGTGCATTTGAAGACCGGGGGAACCAAGCAACGCACACATCTTTAATGTCCTATCTCGTAGACATTTGCATAGTGGTTCTGCACTGGTTCACATTCTAACCAGTTACTGTCCCCAATATTGACATAGCTATGTCACCGCGCCCTTTGTCAAAGATAACAGGAGGATAACAGATGATTTGCAGAGAATAACGCTTATAACTAAAACTAAACTTATTCTAACTAAAGTTAAAGTTATTCTAAGTATGCGTTTGAACTAAAGAATGGCTACGGTCGTGGTGGGTAAAATCAAAACTACTTCGAACCAAAGTAGAAGCGGAAAACGCGACCTGTTTACCCTGACTGCCTGAGGACTGGGACTAACTAAGACTGATTCGGCGAACACGTGAAGAGAGGTCACATGGTACCCGGTACCCGGCAGGGCCCAAAAATACACCGGGAGCTGCAAGATGCCTCATGGGGAcacgcaggggtcacgcccaagagtgcaaaaaaaaaaaaaaaacagcccgtgaacttcCCGGCagggctaatctccaagcagacccacgGTGGCGTAAAGTAGTATCAAACCCactgcccatttgactcccctagccggctatactccttggccagctttgatactatcttatggcaccgtaggatctgcttggggacctaagcctaacggGATGTGGGTTGCCCCCTGTTCTCTTTTCCTGACCTTTTTTTTTATGGTCGTCAAGACTCGtcattagcttcgccaagaagattatgtttttgcctgacttgggtctgtatgtaggtcaacaggatataactcgagaaattgtggatggaactttttttatttttgcaggtgtgtagcggttgttgaaaggcatgcctagttcgaaaatgggttacctggcgttttcctacggtacattagcgagcttggtatttttttggtgttttttcgggaagcataagtcacaatgtagctgggcgatttccacgatatttggcaggtgtttagcggttgtggaaaggattgtcatgtgcaagaatggtttagctacctgcACACTACATTTCCAATAGCTGGCTTTGTANNNNNNNNNNNNNNNNNNNNNNNNNNNNNNNNNNNNNNNNNNNNNNNNNNNNNNNNNNNNNNNNNNNNNNNNNNNNNNNNNNNNNNNNNNNNNNNNNNNNtatgcaagataactcgagatgttcttaaaaaaaaaagtccgataatgggcctcctggcgacttgttttggtactgcaagtgagcatcaaagtttgcgcctaaattttccagaagtgccaggttcatgattttttaatggtggatagctgttggtactaggagtcaatggtctaattttgggccccctagcagcttgtttggaactgcagtgggtcttatagtttgtagcttttaagaaggataactgcagaggagattgatggatatttttttgtttttggtagctaggtactttggttgattatcaacatctatttgatataattacttagggaaagttatccaattaacagaaataaacagtgttttctatatacagatgcatctcattttgacctatatttaaggacacagctgtttgccagatgttttgcctgagaagccttgtgacctggacgccctaacactgtgaaaatcctcttgacaagcatgaaattctgattgaccagggatgctaccactgaggtcatctttggtcacagtccaatgccccctatcatcaatactattcggccaggctggagtctggtagagactacatgattttaacaaagcactatgaaagttgcgctagaaagtatcacaacagtgtacataattccattgtcaccagttggccaagaaggttatcattggtagcatttgtgggtttgtgaagaacacaagttcatgcagtcatttgctattggggtaggtactatttagtaatacatgaaaaagaccttaaagtattaataaaggcatgattatttggcgaagggatgtgttcgatgAACTCTAGTTCTATCTAGAACCGCCTTTCACACAACCCTCAACCTAGTCATCGCAACATCCTTTGAACAGCCATTCAATTTAATAAGTAGTGAGACCAATCTTTCTTATAAACAAGATCTAACAAGGAGACGGTTCACAACAAAACATTTGGAAGTGGAGGGCGTCAGTGCCGAATTTACCCAGACAGTACGTAGTAAAATCGTAGCAACAAATTAATTGTCATGTGCTCAAACATTtaataaaatatacataaacAACTGTggtctatgtttttttttttattccggtCCAAATTCAACTACGCCGTGCTTCAGCCAACTACGACGTACTTTGGCGAGCTTCGCCGTAGTTCACACAACTGGATCCAACTGCGAAATAGCTGGACTACGCACTGTCGTACCCCATCAATTAGTACTAACCTCTATGGTTTTCTATTCCGGTCAAAATTCAACTACGCCGTACTTCAGCCAACTACGCCGTACTTTCAGCCAAGTACGGCGTACTTTAACAAGGCACGGCGTACTTTGGCGAACTACGGCGTAGTTCACACAACTGACTCCAATACGGCTTAGCTTTTCCCAAGTACGTCGTAGTTGAACTGAAGTACGGCCTAACTCAACTACGCCTATGGAGTACGGCCTTGCTGAACTACGGCCTTGCTGAACTACGGCTATGGTTTTCTATTCCGGTCAAAACTCAAAGTCCTACGCCGTACTTCGGCCAACTACGCCGTACTTTGCCAAACTACGCCGAAGTTCACAGAACTGGATCCGATACGGCTTAACTTCCTGAAGTACGCCGAAGTTGCCGCCAGTGAAGTACGGCCTGACTCAACTACAATCTGGCCAGTAAATATGTTCCCACCTGTGACGCAAAATTGTTGACAGCGTCTATGGTTTTCTATTCCGGTCAAAATTCAACTACTGCGTACTTCAGCCAACTACGGCGTACTTACGCTTACTACGACGTAGCTCACATAAGCGGGTCCGATACGGCTTAAACCTGAAGTACGCCGTA encodes the following:
- the LOC118411807 gene encoding uncharacterized protein LOC118411807, with the translated sequence MATLRPSLQYPDVGVVVLGDLNRLDVSGLCSQHSLTQLVKVPTRDNAILDQILASDCLATYYQEPTTGPPIGDSDHNCVFWEGSPTPFTGNETHKKQVRPLRESDLRAFGCWITQHTWEEVYCADNTQEKYSAFYTTLLSAVDSFFPTRTVRIHKQDKPWITPHLKTLIRDRQRAFAEENRPKWKHLRNKISKTIQSSKKAFYKNKIEHLKMADPRKWYKAIKELTNSSKGQLCVEVPGVPSSSPKSVANAINVHLAAASQQHAPLQLQDLPAYLPAPAPPPTVSFWDMWHRLKQVKLGKATGSDNISPRIVREFAFELSQPLCDIINTSLCQGVVPEAWRDADVIPVPKEMPPSLSKLRPISLTSVFAKVCEGIVTDWCLKDILPSVDPRQYGSLRGRSTTHYLTLLTHILLETADKRSHVSTLVLTDFTRAFDSITKLPSTK